Below is a genomic region from Triticum dicoccoides isolate Atlit2015 ecotype Zavitan chromosome 5A, WEW_v2.0, whole genome shotgun sequence.
AAGTTAGCTGCAGTTGTCATCTCGTCTGCCCTGGTGATCGAGTTCACGCCAGGATCTGACATCTCTGCAGTTCTCATCCCGTCTCGCCCTGGTGATCGAGTTCACGCCAGGATCTGACTATCTCTGAGTCTATAATCCCTAAGAGAAGCTCAAAATATTTCAATCGACTTTTGTTTGCCCATTATCGGCATCCGGTGATCCATCTGGAAGGAGACCCAggagaggcagaggcagcagagagcTGAGGTTGCAGATGACGATCAGCAGAGCCAGATTTTCAAAGTTGTCCTTGGTGACTCCTAGAAACTGAGTTAGGCCCGCGCCCACCAGACCGCCGGCAACACTTCCCGCGTTGGAAATGGACATCAGTGTGGCAAACAATGTCGCTTCCACTCCCAGAGGACACAATCTCGCGGCCAACACCAACACGGGCATGAACGAAGCCTAACAAACAATTTTGGACATCATTGGTGTTTGTGTCAGAAGAGTGTAATCATAAATGTGAAAAGGAGCAAATGCAAATGCGTAGTCCCCGAGTTAACTAATCATTGCAATAGTGTTCCATACCTGACCAAGGACTGTGAGAATCAAGGAATCCCCAATGGAGAACCATTCATCACTTATCCCCAGCTTCCTATTGAGCCCAGTGACAAGAAGAACCTGGAAGTGGAAACACACAAGACCTAAGCATGATTTGCCAACAAAGAGTAAGTAGGACTGCTAGAATAAGTACGCAGAGAAGAGGACCTGTGTCATTCCAAGGGCAGAACCTAAAATTGTTGTCACAAGAAAGATTTTTCTTAGTGGAACTGCCTTCAGGAACGAATTATATATTCCGACGCCCAGCAAGGATGCAACAGATGTAACGAGTGTGACACGCCCTAGAAACTCTGGAGTGAATCCAATCTTGTTTGTGCTGAAATTCAATAGAGTAACATAATCAGCCATATTAAAAAGATGACGATCACACAAAATACTAAGGTACATATGTACAACCAAATAGCTTATGGTCCTGTTCCCTTTTGTATTTAGAGTTTTGTAACACTAGCATCTTAGAAACTTCATATTTTTCTTCAGAATCCAAAAGTATGTTTACAGAATATAGAGCCAGGTCTAACAGAACAATCCATAGCAATCAAGTAATCAAATAATCGAGTCTGTTGAACATACACGAAATAAAACATGGCAGAATCCGACTGTGGTGTCGCTTGCCAAAGGAATATGAACAAAGTAGGCAAGAAAATGTTCGGTTGCTTTACAGCAGTCCAAATCTGCCTGATCTGCTGCTTAGAGCTTTCAATCAACCTTGAACTTGAAAGTGAGATGGAACGTTCCTCAGTAGGCAAACGCTTTTCATTTACAAGAACTGCAACAGCAGATGTCATCAGGGGTAAAAATGCTGTAACACCAAAGACAAATCTGCATTTAGTGAAACACCTGATCAGTGAAGTGTAATATGAGAGGTGTCATTAGCTTTTACGAAGTTCCTTCGCGCCAAGGAGCAAACCTTACACCATAAGTATCCACAAGAGAACCACTGAAGTATGCGCTCACAATTGCCCCAAAGGCTGAAGATCCCCAACACAGTGACTGGAGAGATCCAGATGTGCTCTGTGACTCACCCCGAGCTCTCTCAACAACCATAGAATCAACCACCTGCAGTATTTTCACTTCTCGTTAATGACAAAACAAACTACGAGTACTAACACTAGTATCTTGACATGGGTCAAACACAAAGATGAGCTCATTAGGTACAGAAGGAGATATTTCTGTTTTTAGAATATATTTCAGATATTCTTTCTGAACTTTTGACAAGTGAGGCCCATACTGAGTTGAGTTCTTTGAAGAATGTATCAAatatcaacataaaataaattgcaTATATGATCTATGTTGAGCTCCTTATGATTTAAAAAACAGTTCAAAATATATTCGGAGCATCATGAATTACATAATCCTCCTATTATCAGGCTGTGTCATGATAGCACGTGCATATGACTGCTGCTACAGGGGATGACCAAACCTAACGGAAATGCTAGCAAGTTGTGCTCCATTTGAAACAGTAAAAGCATTGGATCAGACCATCCCATTATGGACCAATTCGAGCTGTACTCCTAAAGGGGTTTATCATTTTCTGAATGTCAAACTGTCAAGGATTAAACAAAACTGAGTAACTAACTACTACACCAGCAGGAtgtttgctttatctataaagcaggGTGAAAGCCTATTTTGAGAACTACTACACCAGCATAATTGATGATCAAttcaaaggaaaaaaataaaatattgtGAACATACTTTTTCTGCTCACTTACAACATCAGAGAAGGCAACTGCAAGAGATCCAAGAATAATAGAGAGCGCTGCACTGTACTTGTCATCCACAATTGTTGCCATCAAACTCCATGAAATTGCTCCAAGGAGTCCTGACAGAATGAGGTACGACCTTCTTCGATAACCAAAGAGAGGGACGGAATCACTGCATCGTAAATCACAACAATATAGTTCATGATTTAAGTGTGTACAACATAAAAGAGCTGCAGGAACGAGATTTGATATGTCGGTGATACCTGATAAAACCATAAAGAGGCTTGACCAACCACGGCAAAGCTGAGAAACCAGTTATAACTGCAGTCTAGATAACAGGAACCAAATTATTCTCTGTGCCAACAGGTATTGCCCAAGACTTAAAACGTTAGCAGAAAAAGAGCATCTGGTAAAGATGGTGATGGTCATACCTCTGCTGGATCAAGTTGAAGATCATCTTTTAAGTAAAAGCTGACAGCTAGTCTTGAAAGACCTAAAACTCCTTGCACAAAATAAACAGTGGCAACAGCCACATTATCTGGGGACAAATCCACCCCAAATGCTTTGGAGTAAGCTGACTTGGACTTGCTACTGGATAAACCATCTGTCCCGCGTTGATTGTTTTCCCATTTTTCAAGATCTTCATTCCTAGTGTCCCCTTTAGTCGAAGTTGCCTGATATCTTGGTGTCGCACTTCCTACAGTAGGTAATATAATAGGAATGATGGTGCTATAAATATTATAGGATGGATGAATATGGTGTTGTTTCTGTTGTATTGATCCGACCCAGGTGTGGGGTATATATAGAGTACAATATGAGGGAGAGATTTGGAGTAGGGGACAAGTCGTACATGGTTTAAACCAATCCTATCTCTAACTTAAACATAATTATACTTCTAATattccccctcagtcgtagcgggagtgaagcggGCGATGGCGACTGAATTTGAACTCTTATGCTTCCGTCGTCTTCTCTTCTCCGCCATCATCAATTGAGTCTCTGATGGGTCGGCACCCAGGGCGGTGACTACGTCCCCTTCTGGTGCCTTCCCGccttctcctctattccctcccACAGTCACATGGGGAGTGGCGTGGACGCTAGTGACGACGCGGACGCTGTTGACTGAAGTTGTTGCCGATGTGTTGCTGTAGACCAAGCCATTAATGTCGATGTCGAGGTAGCCGATCATGGTGATGTAGCCGTGGTCGATGTAGTCGTGATCGATGGTGTGGTCGTCGtggatgatgaagccgcacaaagccgGAGGCGCAAAAAATGCGCTATGACGGAGCTGCAGACGTGGACAATGCACCTTGCGAATGTCAGAGGGTGCCGTCGGCGATGAGTCCACCGGTTTTGCCAAGACCGGAGGAGGCCCATCGAGCACACATCGATTTTGCCAGAACCGTGTGCCCGTGTAGGGGTCGTCAATGTAGTGACATCGTGTCGATGCAGTCATGCCGTCGTGGATGACGCGGTCTATGCCATCGTCGTTACGCGGTCATTGCCATCGTCGTGGTCGCGTCTTGCAGAAAAGTCTGTCAGAGGACGCTAGGTGTCCATCTTGTGGACGAGGCGGCGGCCTGTgttgacgatgatggtgatgaagaCCACGTTGGTGAAGACCTTGGCGATAAAGTGTCGGCGATGATGTTGCAGCGGCATGTCGACGATGATGAGTCGTTTGAAGGCGTCCCTCCGCGACGACAAAGTGTCGATGTCATGCCGTATTGAAGAAGTATGTTGGCTCGTAGTCCGGCGTAGTCGTACAGCTCGGAGCAGGGATTTGGCTTGATGAAGAATATCTGGTGCAGATCATGTTCGGTGTCAAAGTCGTATGCTGCGTGGTGATAGCCAGACATGCATACATACATGCATCCGACGGATCTGAATCTTGGAGATTTCAGATGATACGTGCTTGGCCTGCTAGCTCGTCTGCTGTGGTACTGCTTGCGTGGCCTCTCCGTGGACGATGTCGCCCGCCTGGTGTCGTTGCTGGGGCCGGCTTGGAGTCCCGGTTGCAGAGAGGGCGGTACAGCTGTCGTCGTTGGAGTCGTTATAGGCACCGTGACCGGGAGATCCACCTAGAGGTTGGATGACTGCCAGGGATTAACGCCCTCCCGCGATCGGACGTGCGTATCCTGCTTCTGTTCTTCTGGTGCTCGTTGCATCCGCTGGTGGAGACCGGCTTGGATCCTCAAGGCGACAGAAGGATGTTGATGACGACCCACGCTACCAGCCGGTGTCGCCAGGAGTTGCGCCCGTGATCCGGACGCGCATGTGGTTGATGTAGATCGCTCGGTGTAGTGGTACGTGCCTCGAAGTCGAAGAAGACTCGCGGGCCCTTCCGGAGTCCCGCGCTGCGAGCCGGCTCGGTGAAGAAGGAGCGTCGTAGATCGGATTTCCCACAGCAGGTGCCCCTTAGGGCGTGGAGTTCATGCTCCATGTAGTGGCGGAGTCCGACTGGTCCAGCAGGAGGCGCTCGATCGGGTCTGAGCTGAAGAGGATGGCGCGATTGGAGTCGAGGGCGGGTGGCGCCGGTCCACCTTGCTGCCCGGGCCACGCGTGATGAGTGTTTGCATCGGCCGGCTGCTCCAGCGCCTGGCCATGCATACGCCTGCTCCTGGATCGCTTGCTGCATGTGTTCCCCGGCACTGCATACTGATTTTTTTTATCACCGGATTTGAGGGTTATTGGTCGATCGAATTTATTTGGTGGCTAAAAGAAATCTATCTAATCTAAAGTACCAAGGGAATCGATCTACTGATGATGAACTCGAAAATTGGATCTAAAACTACGAGACCGATCTAATCTTTGGTTGATCGGGTGCCGCGCCCCCGGGAAGAGGAGACTAATCTTCCCGGGGGCGGCGCGCTGCGGAAGTGTTGGAAGGAACCTAGGATCGGCGTCGTGAGACTAACCGCTCTAATACCATGTAAATATTATAGGATGGATGAATATGGTGTTGTTTCTGTTGTATTGATCCGACCCAGGTGTGGGGTATATATAGAGTACAATATGAGGGAGAGATTTGGAGTAGGGGACAAGTCGTACATGGTTTAAACCAATCCTATCTCTAACTTAAACATAATTCCTATCTCTAACTTAAACATAATTATACTTCTAATAGGTGCATCTCACAACAGTGTCCAAAACTAAATATTTAAGTAGCTTTGTCTAAGAAGTACCAACCAAAAACACCAAGTACCAACCAAAAACACCAGCTCAGATGATAAATTACACGAGTCACTAACTCAGTAGGCAGGCAAGATTAGGAAATTAAGAGCATGACCACCATGTTATAATGAACATTTATGCTAAGGCAGTGTGCCACCCACCAGGAAACACGGCAACAATCCTTCTAATAAGTTTATGCTACAAATTGTAAGGACCATTAGGCAGGGAAAGAGCAACAATCCCCAAATGTTCGATGGCTCGATATAATGCAATTCAAGGCACACAGATGATAACTCTACTCTGCCTTGATGCAGGAGCAAAAAAGAAGTTAGCCCCTCCTGCATAGAGTACAGCATGTAAGAAAATCAGATGAGATCTATGTCACCATGTGTAAGCCCCAAACATTCAGCAATGCTAATCAGTTGAAATTCATAGCCGTGGCACTCCAGAACTAGCTTCCGCGTGGTTTTTCTTATCCCTCTTGTTGCAATCCAAACCCCCTCCCCCGAAATATCCTCAACCGCACAACCACTCGCGAAATATCTTGCAGATAACTTCTCTCGTTAGTTAAGCTCGCGTGGCTCACCGGTTAGGCTGTCCGTGGAGGCGACCCCGCCGACGGGTTCGACGGGGAGGGGAGGCGGGGCGGAGGCGTCCTCCTCATCGCACGAGCCGCGGTCGCCGGAACCGCTGCTGGTGGTGGTCGCGGGGGTTACCTCCGGCGAGCGGCCGCAGCGGCAGCGAGGTCCCCGCGGGCGGCGGCCGCGGTGCGCGGCCACTGGGTacgaggaggacgaggtggaggcggaggcggaggcggcggccgcggcggggcTGGGCAGCGGGGGCGACGGCGGGGGGAGCAGGAAGCTGCTGAAGGCCATCTGCATGCTTGCGgagtcctctctctctttctctccctccTCCCGTTCCTTTCCTTCCACCGCGCCAAGCTCACAAGTCTcaccttctctctcttttttttttgaggggtgtcTCACCTTCTCTCTCTCTTGGACCGAAGCCGCTCGGCCCGAGCCCGCTCAAGCCCGTCATGGTCTTGGGCCTTGGCACGAAATTTATCCTGCTTCACGTGAGTGTTCGTCCCGTCTCGCTGAAGGATTTCCTCCCACCTGTGGCACTGGGCCAGCACATATTCACTGTTTTCTTCGTTCGCTGGATTCCAATTGCGTTCGCTGCGTTCATTCATTGGATTGGTTTCCCCCGGTATTTTTTccgtttttttggtttttctttactagtaagcgtgcacgtgcaacgcacgtattataattaataataataataatctattTTAAATCATATTAGTGGGCTTTTTTTACCGAGCCATTGAAATATGTCTCATGCCCAACAATGAAAGCGCGCGTGTAATACACGATCCACAGATATGTCTTCATGAGAAAAATCATGATCACATAAATTTATTATaattttttacatattttttaaaaaacaaCAACTAAACAACATTATGTACTACGCCCTCTGTAAACTAAACTGAAAAATGTTTTATATTAACGTACAGAAGTAATAGGAGTATTTATCTTTGGGATCCTCCTCCGTCTTCATGTATTTTTAGAGGGATTATAAAATATTGGATTGTTTTTAGAAAGATAAAAATAATTAATTGAGTCACAattgaaaaaatgacaaatatattCATGTATTAAAATTTAGAAAACATAAATCCAAATAAAAAGgtgatttttaaaaaaaaataaacatGCTAATATCACTCAACTTAGTCAAAGTCAACTGAAATCTAACTACACCTTTACAAATACTTCAATTTTGGATATGATTCATTCGTTGCCTACCTAGCAGCTAGCTTGGTTTCCGATTCAAGAACGCAATTGCTAATTAGCCGGTAAAAAAACTCAGCCGAGCGCTCGGCATCAGACGAACGGTTGGGCTGGATTGATTGGACTTTTGGTAATTTTCTGGCCCGTATCAATGGACAGGGAGCCGGTTCCTCGGTTAGGCCTCTCAGACCGTCACCTACCTTCCCACCGCTTcacgtaaaaaaataaaaaaatcccacCGCCCCTGACATTTCTCCCCGTCGTTCCCCATTCTTCCTTGGTCGCCAGCTCCCTCTCCCCACCGCCAACCAGAGGTTCGCAACCCCTGCTCTTCCCCGCCTTTTCGACGAATCCGGTCGCCCAAGTGGCCGAGGAGGTCCCTGAGCCTGGCATGCTCGCGAGCATCCCAGCGTTAGGCTCTGTCGGAGGCGCGACACTTCCACGCATGTGCTCTTCTCCGTCCTTCGAATCCGTTGGCCGAAGTGCCCAAGGATGGGCTCGAGCTCGGCATGCTCACGGGCGACCCAGCGCGGAGGCCCGCAACAAGACAACAAGGAGCGGGGCGTGGGTGCGCAAAAACATATGGGCACAGTTCGATGCCTCCACTGGTATGAGCAATATTTTTTTGAAATGAATTCTCATTTCTGTATTGACCATCAGGATTAATTCTGATTTGATCTTAGTCCTTAGACATTACTTTGTGTCAACTCTCTGGATTATCCTTTGCAATTAAATTTTAATTCATACTGTGCAGTTTACCGTGTACTAATGTGCCAATGTAATTTCAATTAGGTGTGCCTCTATTTGATGTTCTATTCAAGATCCCTGTACAATTGTGTTATTCAAGATACAATGGCACTCGATGATGCTTGCTAACAAGGTCTGCAATGCAATATGCACTGGACTGTTGCTTGCCAGATGACTGGAAGACGGCTACTTCATCCTCTCTTTTTCCTTCAGTTGAAGCAAGATAAATAAGATTCATGCATTGTAACGAAAGCTGCAAATTTAGCTAAGCTCAACTGATGGTGTAATATCTCTTCCTATGAGCAGCAGTAATGGTATCTTCTGTAGGAGTAATAAGGCGTTGCTGCATAAATATACTTGACTTTCAAATGAGCGTGTCAAGAGGTTTAATTAGTGTCGATCCCTACTCTAATTATAGCAGGATATCTCGTTCATGTACTATTTGAAACTTACCAATCAGATGTATAGAATAACAGAAATTTGCTAGATAAGCTAACATTACAAGGGGAAGTGAACATTAAACATTTCATATAGTGATTGGGAATATCTGATATGTCATCATTGTGTGTTTCCTGTTGTAGATAAATTTGCTTGCAAGGCTCTTGATGATATATCCATTTTCATCAAATTCTTAAGGGTATGGTCAATTGGAGAAGACATTACTATGACTACAAAGATCTGTTTTTCAGGTGATGAATTGTAACCTTATATTCTTTATTACTTGGAATTGAAAATCACTGAAACCAAACCATAATTACTTTGAAGAGAATATTTTATTGTTTTCTGTCATGCTCTTGTTCAGCGTAGGATGCATATCAATTATCACTATCATGGTATATTATTGCCATTGAGGAATCTTCCCATGTAGCAAATTTACCTCGAAAGTACAAAACTTTGGCAGATCACCATCAGGTGCAGACAGGTACGTACATTTATACAGAATTTATGATAATTCAAGGCACTTCACGCCCAGGAAAGCAACATTCAGGCAAGTCTCCATCACTACAACTACATCCACCAAGTTAAAGAAAAGGTTTCCAAGTCACCTCAATAGCAAACTCAAAGGAAAATGATGGATTCACACAGCTTTAAAGTAGGCATTTCTGAAAATAAAATCAAAATTGAATTAGAACACAACTTACAAAATTAAGGCGATTGGGAGATATGACAAAATTCCTGAAATCTCATAACATTTGTATCTGAATggcaacagaaaaaagaaaaaaatctgaaTAACAGTAATTAAAAGGATAGAACACATAGTCAAAATTAGAAGGATTGAACAACATTAGCTTTAAATAGAATTAGCTCGTTGAGGCTGCAAGAACAACATACAAAGCTAGCATGGCTCAAGGGATGGATCATTGAAAATGCAAAGACCTTGTATCACACATTAGTTTAACATGAGAAGAAGTACACATGCAGAGAGTCATGAGGGACATGAGAATAACTATAGACAGAATCCAGTTTCTGAACTTTGAACTAAAATGCTACATTGCAATATATGAAATGAAAGGGGAATTCCATCCATAGCCTTCAAAATTTAGAATTTGGAGCACAGTATATCAAATCAAACAGAAAAAACTCGAAGAAATTTACCGATGAGGTATACGATGAAGGCGTGGCAGGGCCACTCTGTAGCGTTGTTCGAGGCATCGAGCAGCAACAGCCGTTAGCCACAAGAGAGGCCGACGGACGGGTGCCGCGCGCCATAGGAGATGCCAAAGGGCGGggccggcggcgggcggcgtgcACCATAGGAGATGGAGGAGGGCAGAGCTGGAGGCTGGCGTCGTAGGAGAGGCGCACGGGCAGGCCAATCCGATGGCGAGCAGCACGAAGTGAGGTTCTGCCGGCGACACAGGAGATGGTGGAAGGGCGGGTCCGGCGGCAGGTGCCGTGCGCCATAGGAGAGGCGGACGGGCAAGACGACGTCGAGCGGGGTGAAGGAAGGTtgcgcgggcggcgggcggcgtacAACCACAGAGGGGAGCGATCCGAAGgcaaagggagcacggcggtgggGAGGGAGGCAGGGGCGCAGCCCGGGCAGGTGAGGTGAACGTGATGAATGGGGGCTCAGATGCGTTTAGCGGCTTGTTGTGTGGCGGCTTGTTTGCCTGAGGTAGATCGTGGGAGGGGGGCTGCAGGACGTGGGCAGGGTAGTCTGCCCTGGCAGAACATTTAATCCAGATCGTTGATTTGTGTGGTAGATGCTTGATGTAATATAGAACGTTGGATGTAAATTAGTGGGATCGATCAAACGTCTCTGGTACTTCTGTGTACATTTTGTGGTGTGGTTTTAGGGGAATtcatgtttgctcttttaatagtagtatagatatagatatagatggtTTTCTGTTTTTCCATTTTTTcatcgtttttcttcatttttttcacaTTTCTTACAGGTTTTTTCGTTTCTTCGTGGTTTTCTCAGGCTTTTGTATTTTCCctgttttttgtgtttttttctttttcctttggttttgttgtttctttctcgttttcatcatttttcttttttcacTGTTTTTCtacacatttttggtatttttctaatacatttttcaaatatattttttctatacacatttaacgttttttaaatgcttgattaacatttttcaaatacaagattaacagcTTTTTAATTCATTTTCAATATTTTCTCTATGcatatttaatatttttcaaatgcttgattaaaattCTTTTAAATAAAAGTTTAGGAATACACGGTAAACATTTTTTATGTACAAATTTAAGATATTTAAAATGCTTGTTAAACTTTTTGAAATAGAACTTTAACTTTTTTTAATAggtcaacattttttctgtacacattgaacatttttcaaatgcatgattaaaACTTTTAAAATACTACTATTTTAACATTTTTTAAAGTGCTGGAGTAAAAAAATTAAAATTCTTCCCACACAATTTATATTTTTTGTATACTTTTCTGTATACATGAGAAAATTttatttatacacatttaacatttttcaaatgctttgtTAACATTTTTGTCAAAAATGAAATgtgttttttgtaatatatttatttggaagtataaacaaaagtaaaaaggaaaaaaacatgaaaaaacgaGGTTGTGGCCTTTGTGTGcacttgggccggcccatctggCGTTCCCCAATACTTCCCTACGTCTTGCTATAAGCAAGACATATTGGCGCCCGGGAGTAAGCCGTAGCACAAATGCGGCTGCGCATTTAGATCACATCGGGAGAAGAAGAGGCGGATGCAGAAATCCCACCAACCGACATCATTGGTAGCTCCCTCTGGTTTCCCTTGTATATGGAGATCTATTTGGCTTTTCGCGCGGAAGAAATCATAGGTAAAAACTTAGAGTCATGCTTTGGTTGTCATATATTCAATTTATGTGTCCTTTTGGCGGTAACATATCAACGATGAGATGACATCGTACGGAATGGAAGTCATATGGTTCAAACCTCAACTCAATGTGAATGCCATAACTAATTTGATTGACTATATGGAGGCATCTGGAGCTTTTGTCCCACTGCCCGACAGCTCTGATCTTGTGGATTGGCGTTCCGCACGCCGACCTATCTTTNNNNNNNNNNNNNNNNNNNNNNNNNNNNNNNNNNNNNNNNNNNNNNNNNNNNNNNNNNNNNNNNNNNNNNNNNNNNNNNNNNNNNNNNNNNNNGGGGGTGATGACGATGAGAGTGGTGCCAAGCATGATTTTGAGCATTAGTCTCTTGGTTTGTTCTTTTGTACTCCCGTCTTCTCTTTCTCAAAGTATGTCGATGAAGCAACAATTCCTAGTACCTTGTGAGGGGTATGATACACACTTGACAAGGTACCATTGCAAAAATGAGAATTGAATAAAAAAGTATGCCTTTTTGTAGTGTTCACAAGATATGGGTCTATAATCCCTAGAAATTTTGAATCGAATTTGGAATACAAGTGGAGAAAAAACTAAGATACGAATAGTATCATTTTCGCTTTATCCTTTCTGGCGTTATTCATGTTGGAtttgtctttttttttctttctctataTACATTTGCTTTGAATTGGGAATGCTTATTTGGAATTGGGATTTGAATTTTGGCAAGGCCCGTAGCTGCCAACGGTTATGCTTTCGCGAACGCCACTATTGGCAAGGATAAAAACCTACCAAATCCTTTTTTTTGCCAGGTGAAAAACCTAGCTAATCCAATCCTCGTCCTAAAATAAAACTATGGAAAATCAACTCGGCCTACCCAATTTGTGCAGTTGTTGGGTGCCAATTTCTGGCAAAGCACTCCCCAATCCATCCAATTCCACCCGTAGGCCCTGGAGCNNNNNNNNNNNNNNNNNNNNNNNNNNNNNNNNNNNNNNNNNNNNNNNNNNNNNNNNNNNNNNNNNNNNNNNNNNNNNNNNNNNNNNNNNNNNNNNNNNNNNNNNNNNNNNNNNNNNNNNNNNNNNNNNNNNNNNNNNNNNNNNNNNNNNNNNNNNNNNNNNNNNNNNNNNNNNNNNNNNNNNNNNNNNNNNNNNNNNNNNNNNNNNNNNNNNNNNNNNNNNNNNNNNNNNNNNNNNNNNNNNNNNNNNNNNNNNNNNNNNNNNNNNNNNNNNNNNNNNNNNNNNNNNNNNNNNNNNNNNNNNNNNNNNNNNNNNNNNNNNNNNNNTCCCCTGGCTCGCGGCGGCGCACTCCGGACGGCGCGCCACCTCGAAGCGATTCTTCTCCCGGAGTCCTCCTCCTATTCCTCGGTCCCCCCCCAGACCGGCGAGGAGCGGAGATTCTTCCGGACCTGCCTGCATTCGTTTGCTCTGCTGGTGACGAACCCTAGCCCCCTTGGATTCTTCCCAGACTTCTTCTTCCTGTTATCTGCTCTGCTTTAACCAATCTATTTCGATTATTACCTGGTCTCTCGCGGATTCGCCTGCTTCCGCGCAGTACTGGTAGAACCATACAAGTTTATTTTACAGCAGGTCTGGGTTTAACTAAACCCCCATTCCCCAACGTTAAGGCTGCCCCTGTATCTGTATCTGAGCATGCCTGCAACCGCAGTTTAATAATAAGCTAAATAAATGGCCAATTGGTTATCAGTTTTAGCTGCGAACATCGCGTAAACCATATGTCTGCCAGAACGAGTTTCGACCAAGCAAATGATGGGAAGCTTAGTGTGTAATTTGTGTTTTGAAAGTCTCTCTTGTACAACATGCTTCCTTGCAGGCCCTTGGCCTTAATTAAGCCTATAACTAGCAAATTCTCCGGAGGACATCATGCTGCGCGTAGGAGCAAACTTGGCATCTTTTGTTGGCTGTTTGGAACAGATTTTGTAACGCGAAAAGTTGTCTGTTTGATTAAGGGGCGTGTCTAAATAAACC
It encodes:
- the LOC119303511 gene encoding folate-biopterin transporter 1, chloroplastic-like, which codes for MQMAFSSFLLPPPSPPLPSPAAAAASASASTSSSSYPVAAHRGRRPRGPRCRCGRSPEVTPATTTSSGSGDRGSCDEEDASAPPPLPVEPVGGVASTDSLTGSATPRYQATSTKGDTRNEDLEKWENNQRGTDGLSSSKSKSAYSKAFGVDLSPDNVAVATVYFVQGVLGLSRLAVSFYLKDDLQLDPAETAVITGFSALPWLVKPLYGFISDSVPLFGYRRRSYLILSGLLGAISWSLMATIVDDKYSAALSIILGSLAVAFSDVVVDSMVVERARGESQSTSGSLQSLCWGSSAFGAIVSAYFSGSLVDTYGVRFVFGVTAFLPLMTSAVAVLVNEKRLPTEERSISLSSSRLIESSKQQIRQIWTAVKQPNIFLPTLFIFLWQATPQSDSAMFYFVTNKIGFTPEFLGRVTLVTSVASLLGVGIYNSFLKAVPLRKIFLVTTILGSALGMTQVLLVTGLNRKLGISDEWFSIGDSLILTVLGQASFMPVLVLAARLCPLGVEATLFATLMSISNAGSVAGGLVGAGLTQFLGVTKDNFENLALLIVICNLSSLLPLPLLGLLPDGSPDADNGQTKVD